TCGTCTTTCCAGTAAATATCGTTGAAATCCATCACCCGGGTCATCAGCGCGTTGGCCAGCGAAGCCATATAGGCGTTGGTCTTGAATCCGGTGGCGATACAGGTCGCCTCGGGATTGCCACCCATAGCCTCGATCACCGCCAGCGAGATTTCGCAGTCCTCGGCGCGATGACCGCCCAGGGCGCAGCCGATCGAGTCGTAGAGGATTCGTTTGGCATGATAGATCGTATCCTGGTCCAGATCTTCGAATTTGATTTTTTCGACCCACTCAGCCCACAGACGGGAGACAGTCTTATCCATTGCGTGCACTCCTTACTTGAGACATGAATTCGATTTTGAGTGATAATATATGATTTTGGCACAGGCAGGCAAGCGGAATTGGGGGGATTGACAGTCTTCTCGCAGGTCAAAACCGGCTCTGGAGTTATGACTATTTTTCAGGATTGATGGTACACCTCATGACATGATTGAAACCGGATGTAATTCCAAAGGGGATGAGACATCCTGCTTAAAGAGCTCTCCAACTAACACATCTTCAGTAAGCCTGAATAACAAACCGCTCAGTCAGGTTAATACCTTTAGATATGTGTTTTATATAATAATTAAGTTTGTTTTTTATAAGCATCTCTATAAAAATCATAAAGCTCTTTGAAGATCAGCTGTGTATATAGTGGCAGGATCTTATTGTTTTCGTTTGCGGACGAACATACGGTAAAAATTGATCCATTTGGGTGTACTGTTGCGGTATTCGATAAAGTTATTGCCGAAAGCCAGGTACAGCTGATGCTCCTCGTGCGGGATATACAGCAACTGTAAAATAAAAAACATCACCACCATCGGCACAAACGGCGTAATCGAACCCAGTAAAACCGCGAGTCCCAGTAAAATCGCCAGCATCCCAACATACATCGGATTGCGGCTGAACTGAAACGGTCCCTCGACAATCAACGCGGTCGATTTGTCAAACGGCTTGACAGTCGTATGGTGTCGTTTAAAGAGCCCATCGGCCCACAAATTCAGCATCGTTCCGTACAAAGTCGGTAAAAGTCCCAGGTATCGATACGGGCTGGGGATGATCTGCTTGATCGGCAGGATATAATGCAAAACCAGCTCAGCCCCCACCGCGATCATGAAAAAAAACGGCGGGTCGATTCCTTTTCTCTGCATCACAACACCTCTGATTCAAATTGGTAATCGCTGACTATGACAAAGTTATCGGCAGAAATCGTGGAATTACAAGATAAAACTATTTTTCGGCGTAGGCAAAGAAGATATCGTTGATCGCCAGTTCCTGACCATCAAACTTGTTGCGCAAAGCTTTGAGTCGATCGCGCCAGTAACTGCGACGCTCGGTTTTGACAACGAAACTCTCGTAGTACTCGAAGAACTCATCGAAAGTGGTCAGTTCATCGGTGCGATAGATTCTGGTCTCGACCTTGAGCCCCCTGCCTTTGAGATGATTTTCCATCGCGTCAGTATCGACATAGGGATAGTGTGCGTAGCCGACCTCCTGCTGAATTTCGAGGTACAGTTTCTGGGCTTCAATGGTGTTCTTCTTTTCCTGGCTACGGGGATCCTCGAGCGGTTCCTCGATCAGGATATACTTCTGCGATACGCGCACCATCTCATCGATCACATCCCGCCATTTCTTTATATGGTGCAGTGAAATACGCTCATAGACGAGATCAAAGTATTCATCCGGAAAACGCAGATCGAGGGCGTTCATACAAAAGTAGCTGATATTATCAGATATGTTTTCGCGACGGGCCTGATCGATCGCGTCGCAGGAGATATCGATAGCAGTTATCTTTCCGCAGTATTCGGCCAGTTTCTTGGTGAAGGCTCCATGCTTACAGCCGACATCCAAAACCATCTGCGGGTGAATTTTGGCGACGATATCTTTAATCATAAATCAGGCAGTACCCAGTTTTTTCTGTGTGTACGGAATCAATCCGCCGGCCTGCATAATTTCCATAATCTCCGGGGCGTAGGCCGGAAAATCGAACTCGCCATAGGGCGTATCGATTTTACCCTGCTCAAGATCGATCGCCAGCTTGTCGCCCGGCTGAATCTTTTCGACCACTTCTGGCTGGACTATGGCAGGTACCCCGTTATTGATCAAATTGCGGAAATAAATCCGTGAAAAAGTCCTGGCGATTACCGCTCCGACACCGGCGAACTTGAGACATTTGACAGCCTGCTCCCGAGACGATCCGCATCCGAAGTTCTTGCCTCCCACTACTATATCGCCTTTTGCGACTTTCTCGATGAATTCCGGATCGAGATCCTCCATAGCGTGCTTGGCCATTTCGTCAGGATCGGTTACGGTGTAGGTATACTTTCCGGGGAAAATCACGTCGGTATTGATATCATCGCCGTATTTAAAAACTTTGCCTTCGATTTTAGCCATACACTCTCCTTTTTCAAGTAGAAAATATACTACGGTGACCGCCCGATCGCAAGAGATTTAAAAAATTCAGCGCCAACTATGATCGTGAGATAAGTACAGGTTAGAATTTTATATGGAGAGCACAAATTCCGGTTGCGAAAATCCGTAATTTTAGTATATATAGCAGGATTTTAACTGAATATAATGGCCCTATCGTCTAGTGGTCTAGGACGGGTGGTTCTCAGCCATCAAACGGGGGTTCGATTCCCCCTAGGGCTATTGAGTTTATAAGTACCTGTCAAGAAAAGACTTGACAGGTATTCGTTTTTCAACTCTCTGCAACCGA
The sequence above is a segment of the Candidatus Zixiibacteriota bacterium genome. Coding sequences within it:
- a CDS encoding methyltransferase domain-containing protein, with translation MIKDIVAKIHPQMVLDVGCKHGAFTKKLAEYCGKITAIDISCDAIDQARRENISDNISYFCMNALDLRFPDEYFDLVYERISLHHIKKWRDVIDEMVRVSQKYILIEEPLEDPRSQEKKNTIEAQKLYLEIQQEVGYAHYPYVDTDAMENHLKGRGLKVETRIYRTDELTTFDEFFEYYESFVVKTERRSYWRDRLKALRNKFDGQELAINDIFFAYAEK
- a CDS encoding 3-isopropylmalate dehydratase, with product MAKIEGKVFKYGDDINTDVIFPGKYTYTVTDPDEMAKHAMEDLDPEFIEKVAKGDIVVGGKNFGCGSSREQAVKCLKFAGVGAVIARTFSRIYFRNLINNGVPAIVQPEVVEKIQPGDKLAIDLEQGKIDTPYGEFDFPAYAPEIMEIMQAGGLIPYTQKKLGTA